The Zonotrichia leucophrys gambelii isolate GWCS_2022_RI chromosome 20, RI_Zleu_2.0, whole genome shotgun sequence genome contains a region encoding:
- the ZNF831 gene encoding zinc finger protein 831 isoform X2, producing the protein MEAQTPPGPGPSPSPRGPSEPARGQALPQPLYLKALTIPLLQPVQPGCFQPHGPLVAARSCVHLDGTNVPLILKPLVPPEGSEQPQPLLQKQLGQSLTLSIVSTLPVLSSPSPCVKASIGSPGKSKKSGKYICKHCGRDCLKPSVLEKHIRSHTGERPFPCTTCGIAFKTQSNLYKHRRTQTHVNNTRPPSDSDISGGPEQNERSAESTTSPQGSKVLSSSSEDQGTHIKQPSSETSAATDTKKLHEVSLPATSSSSAASENQETTNQSLSSKAIQGVPEREPQSLSSPGALPNGPSLRKKMQEQRTPTASKHIQLQRQQATSSEKQWDYKALDCKLKKCESTDSGYLSRSDSTEQQLTSSSPLHSLHEHSTELENEAAFSSPRCASSSTAKPEAADKATASMLEKKRLEEHISKLISHNKSVVDDTQLDNVRPRKTVLSKQGSIDLPMPYTYKDSFHFDIRTCDVNRKKNLSLCSAKSTFAPLEKCKPMFFHSVPTQFSTTIDTVPVTRSNSLPVVEGARMVHDKAGCSKPLSRTKHSVNTGTAGLLPSNDLTASSVDFPNSHPRALVRQTAVDDLPLSNVADHPSLSEELKGTKKLGAAEVICAKNKKHNQRKLKMFSQEKWQMYGDETFKKIYQKMKSSQNAKKMKQRENKITDITSPIPNSMESTSSTEITEERDGRSSAAHSPSSLVTAASTMGKSGISTDCDHVLRNVSSEETSDRVSNLMETSHSVTAGAVSSQTSPELSGSDTEKCTAGSSTLLAPSTGELSLQNPECQLSSHGRNEDCLPVQSSNWEKPSPGKESSAFELDCKSTSHNYGNHHGTKESGQHGLMPPWVPCNNRETAGKSQTLPSERKKLKFEVEKTQNVISVPCPSPSSETTEVSEAERGLCSGTQCLPTAPVKFSTKAEEQKSSTGINEATGGTESVEYRKTIKLPTQTFNYCDINLLSHPAGISRASLVGFLGSELRESDSNSFALHNAADGDNKMCLVKTGAKVPLPSDNAVDVSAKSHHLQSDDLSPVPQQNAFSPKYILKLPQDKRASDLSPLLQSEQEMTPGTPVTVTLTTPPCSSSSTSLHSHSTDVVWCPLKSEVRQKAGKEEIQWNLHTNWKTPGFCSPVSSETTNILTTAENTFPNQNFKQQDIAREDWKNKQNKNKLNYQRQTEEKWMSKSTCSIQTPKKKICFTSVYTSGFFISADIKDERRALHHLCSGSDSLIKTSVSSKDAEPTILEWDREESPHILKDTPAPLQDLQHSQSSRDNPTYFCHSFGTFYCHTLSTHCKGFPALPHSNRTSCSGPSAVPGSKSSFPSLSAEPRLTWCCLSRSLPLPSEQGGTAASAHPSVPPWHREPSRECTLSKYDISIFKMRNISKTVAYGLTNTSLKTLVSSFSKGHQMQELSSDGPGGSFKNISEQKKKTVVCKKEKLSTNKLKRSHKQKRIKVTPKWYRGRHSHGFAQLKMNRLSKRPCFPNRALDALRKGCSSQPPRFNKHKKCHPPQSKMQENYLHQQKDTSYSTSDKQLCRRKKAKNNSGISSHTENLNHVKQKDKMDKKVGHFWANQGTPKNKRFCPEHYSSSGNSCDSSFLFLQS; encoded by the exons CCcaggaaaatcaaaaaaatctgggaaatacATCTGCAAACACTGTGGACGAGATTGTTTGAAGCCAAGTGTCCTTGAGAAACACATTCGCTCCCACACGGGAGAGAGGCCCTTTCCGTGCACCACTTGTGGCATCGCGTTTAAAACCCAGAGCAACTTGTATAAACACAGGAGAACCCAAACGCACGTCAACAACACCAGGCCGCCCTCAGACTCTGACATCAGTGGGGGACCAGAGCAAAATGAGAGATCAGCAGAGAGCACCACCTCTCCCCAAGGCAGCAAAGTCTTGAGTAGCAGCAGTGAAGACCAGGGGACGCACATCAAACAGCCCAGTTCAGAGACCAGTGCAGCAACAGACACTAAGAAACTTCATGAGGTTTCACTGCCGGCAACAAGCTCCTCATCAGCTGCTTCAGAAAATCAGGAAACAACAAATCAATCATTGAGTTCAAAGGCTATTCAGGGGGTTCCTGAAAGAGAACCTCAAAGTTTATCATCTCCAGGAGCTTTGCCAAATGGTCCGAGTCTGAGAAAGAAGATGCAGGAGCAAAGAACTCCGACTGCCAGTAAGCACATTCAGCTGCAAAGGCAGCAGGCAACCTCTTCAGAGAAGCAGTGGGATTACAAAGCCTTGGACTGCAAGCTGAAGAAGTGTGAGAGCACTGACTCGGGGTATCTGTCACGCtctgacagcacagagcagcagctgacatCGTCCAGCCCCCTGCACAGTCTCCACgagcacagcacagaactgGAAAATGAAGCTGCCTTCAGCAGCCCAAGGtgtgcctccagcagcactgcaaagccAGAGGCAGCTGACAAAGCTACAGCCTCGATGCTAGAGAAAAAGAGGCTGGAAGAACACATTTCAAAGCTTATTTCTCACAACAAAAGTGTGGTGGATGACACCCAGTTAGACAATGTCAGGCCCAGAAAAACTGTCCTTTCTAAACAGGGAAGCATTGACCTTCCAATGCCTTACACATACAAAGACTCTTTCCATTTTGATATCAGAACTTGTGATGTAAATAGGAAAAAGAATCTTTCTCTTTGTTCAGCAAAATCTACCTTTGCACCCCTGGAGAAATGCAAGCCAATGTTTTTCCATTCAGTTCCCACCCAGTTCTCCACAACAATCGACACTGTGCCTGTTACTCGGAGCAACTCCTTGCCTGTTGTGGAGGGAGCGAGGATGGTGCATGACAAAGCAGGATGCTCAAAACCACTTTCTCGTACTAAGCACTCTGTaaacacaggcactgctggtttGCTGCCTAGCAACGATCTCACTGCCAGTTCAGTGGATTTCCCTAATAGCCATCCCCGAGCTCTAGTCAGACAAACTGCAGTGGATGATTTGCCCCTAAGTAACGTGGCTGATCATCCTTCTCTGTCAGAGGAGCTGAAAGGGACTAAAAAGCTTGGGGCTGCAGAAGTAATCTGTGCTAAAAATAAGAAACACAATCAAAGGAAGTTGAAGATGTTCTCTCaagaaaaatggcaaatgtATGGAGATGAAACATTTAAGAAAATCtaccaaaaaatgaaaagcagtcaaaatgccaagaaaatgaaacaaagagaGAATAAGATTACAGATATTACAAGCCCGATTCCTAATTCAATGGAATCaaccagcagcactgaaataactgaggaaagagatggcaggagctctgcagctcacagTCCTTCCTCCCTTGTGACAGCTGCTTCAACCATGGGTAAATCAGGAATCTCTACTGATTGTGATCATGTTCTGCGGAATGTGTCCTCTGAGGAAACTTCAGACAGAGTGTCCAACCTAATGGAGACATCACATTCTGTAACTGCTGGAGCTGTAAGCAGCCAAActtccccagagctcagtggcAGTGACACGGAGAAatgcacagctggcagcagcacactgctggctccaaGCACTGGTGAGCTCAGCCTTCAAAATCCTGAGTGTCAGCTGAGCAGCCACGGGAGGAATGAGGACTGCTTGCCAGTACAGAGTAGCAACTGGGAGAAACCAAGCCCTGGGAAAGAATCCAGTGCATTTGAATTAGATTGTAAAAGCACTTCACACAATTATGGGAACCATCATGGGACTAAGGAAAGTGGCCAGCATGGCCTGATGCCCCCGTGGGTCCCTTGCAACAACAGAGAAACTGCAGGGAAATCCCAGACTCTGccatcagaaaggaaaaagctgaaattcGAAGTGGAGAAGACACAAAATGTGATTTCAGTGCCCTGCCCTAGTCCCAGTAGTGAAACCACTGAAGTAAGTGAAGCAGAGAGAGGCCTTTGCTCCGGCACTCAGTgtcttcccacagctccagtgAAATTCTCTACTAAAGCAGAGGAGCAAAAATCAAGCACAGGAATTAATGAAGCCACTGGAGGTACTGAGAGTGTGGAATATAGGAAAACAATCAAACTTCCCACACAAACTTTCAATTACTGTGACATCAACCTTCTTTCACATCCTGCAGGTATCTCAAGAGCTTCACTGGTGGGATTTTTAGGGTCTGAATTAAGGGAAAGTGATTCCAACTCTTTTGCCTTGCACAATGCAGCAGATGGAGACAACAAAATGTGTCTTGTAAAAACAGGAGCAAAAGTGCCACTTCCCAGTGACAATGCTGTGGATGTGTCTGCTAAAAGCCATCATCTGCAATCTGATGATTTAAGTCCAGTCCCACAACAAAATGCCTTCTCTCCAAAATATATCCTTAAATTGCCCCAGGACAAGAGAGCTTCAGATCTGTCACCTTTGCTTCAATCTGAACAGGAGAtgacacctggcacacctgtgACAGTCACCTTAACCACCCCACCCTGCTCTTCCAGCAGCACGTCCCTCCATTCTCATTCCACGGATGTGGTTTGGTGTCCTTTAAAATCTGAAGTGAGACAAAAGGCTGGCAAAGAAGAAATTCAATGGAATCTTCACACAAACTGGAAAACTCCAGGATTCTGTTCACCAGTCAGCTCAGAAACCACAAATATCTTAACCACAGCAGAGAACACCTTTCCTAACCAAAACTTCAAGCAGCAGGATATTGCAAGAGAGGATTGGaagaacaaacagaacaaaaataaattaaattatcaaaGGCAAACAGAAGAGAAGTGGATGAGTAAAAGTACTTGCTCTATACAGACtccaaagaagaaaatctgcTTTACTTCTGTGTATACAAGTGGCTTTTTCATATCTGCTGACATCAAAGATGAGAGGAGGGCTTTACACCACCTTTGCTCAGGAAGTGACTCTTTGATAAAAACATCAGTTTCTAGCAAAGATGCAGAGCCAACAATCCTGGAATGGGACAGAGAGGAAAGTCCACACATCCTGAAGGACACCCCAGCACCACTGCAGGatctgcagcattcccagagctcAAGAGACAACCCCACTTATTTTTGCCATTCTTTTGGCACTTTCTACTGCCACACTCTCAGCACCCACTGTAAAGGATTCCCGGCGCTGCCCCACTCTAACAGGACCAGCTGCTCTGGCCcttctgcagtgccaggctccAAGAGCAGCTTCCCATCGCTCAGTGCCGAGCCCCGGCTGACGTGGTGCTGCCTGAGCAGGAGCCTCCCTCTGCCCTCGGAGCAGGGGggcactgcagcctctgcccacCCCTCCGtgcccccctggcacagggagcccagcagggaatGCACCCTCTCCAAATACGACATCTCCATtttcaaaatgagaaatattaGCAAGACTGTGGCATATGGCTTAACAAACACAAGCTTGAAAACGTTGGTTTCATCCTTTTCTAAAGGACATCAGATGCAGGAG TTAAGCTCAGACGGTCCCGGTggttctttcaaaaatatttcagagcaaaagaagaaaacagtagtttgcaaaaaggaaaaactctCAACAAATAAACTCAAGAGGAGCCACAAACAGAAAAGGATTAAAGTCACCCCTAAATG gtaCAGAGGGAGGCACAGCCATGGATTTGCTCAGCTGAAAATGAACCGGCTGAGCAAGAGGCCCTGTTTCCCCAACAGAGCTCTGGATGCTTTGAGAAAGGGCTGCTCATCCCAACCCCCCAGATTTAATAAGCATAAGAAGTGCCATCCTCCACAATCCAAGATGCAAG AAAATTATCTACACCAGCAAAAAGACACATCATATTCCACCTCAGACAAACAActttgcagaaggaaaaaagcaaagaataacTCAGGAATATCTTCCCATACTGAAAACCTAAACCATGttaaacaaaaagacaaaatggaTAAAAAAGTAG GACATTTCTGGGCAAATCAGGGAACACCCAAGAACAAACGCTTCTGTCCAGAACAttacagctcctctgggaatagCTGTGACAGCTCATTCCTTTTCCTCCAGAGCTGA
- the ZNF831 gene encoding zinc finger protein 831 isoform X1 → MEAQTPPGPGPSPSPRGPSEPARGQALPQPLYLKALTIPLLQPVQPGCFQPHGPLVAARSCVHLDGTNVPLILKPLVPPEGSEQPQPLLQKQLGQSLTLSIVSTLPVLSSPSPCVKASIGSPGKSKKSGKYICKHCGRDCLKPSVLEKHIRSHTGERPFPCTTCGIAFKTQSNLYKHRRTQTHVNNTRPPSDSDISGGPEQNERSAESTTSPQGSKVLSSSSEDQGTHIKQPSSETSAATDTKKLHEVSLPATSSSSAASENQETTNQSLSSKAIQGVPEREPQSLSSPGALPNGPSLRKKMQEQRTPTASKHIQLQRQQATSSEKQWDYKALDCKLKKCESTDSGYLSRSDSTEQQLTSSSPLHSLHEHSTELENEAAFSSPRCASSSTAKPEAADKATASMLEKKRLEEHISKLISHNKSVVDDTQLDNVRPRKTVLSKQGSIDLPMPYTYKDSFHFDIRTCDVNRKKNLSLCSAKSTFAPLEKCKPMFFHSVPTQFSTTIDTVPVTRSNSLPVVEGARMVHDKAGCSKPLSRTKHSVNTGTAGLLPSNDLTASSVDFPNSHPRALVRQTAVDDLPLSNVADHPSLSEELKGTKKLGAAEVICAKNKKHNQRKLKMFSQEKWQMYGDETFKKIYQKMKSSQNAKKMKQRENKITDITSPIPNSMESTSSTEITEERDGRSSAAHSPSSLVTAASTMGKSGISTDCDHVLRNVSSEETSDRVSNLMETSHSVTAGAVSSQTSPELSGSDTEKCTAGSSTLLAPSTGELSLQNPECQLSSHGRNEDCLPVQSSNWEKPSPGKESSAFELDCKSTSHNYGNHHGTKESGQHGLMPPWVPCNNRETAGKSQTLPSERKKLKFEVEKTQNVISVPCPSPSSETTEVSEAERGLCSGTQCLPTAPVKFSTKAEEQKSSTGINEATGGTESVEYRKTIKLPTQTFNYCDINLLSHPAGISRASLVGFLGSELRESDSNSFALHNAADGDNKMCLVKTGAKVPLPSDNAVDVSAKSHHLQSDDLSPVPQQNAFSPKYILKLPQDKRASDLSPLLQSEQEMTPGTPVTVTLTTPPCSSSSTSLHSHSTDVVWCPLKSEVRQKAGKEEIQWNLHTNWKTPGFCSPVSSETTNILTTAENTFPNQNFKQQDIAREDWKNKQNKNKLNYQRQTEEKWMSKSTCSIQTPKKKICFTSVYTSGFFISADIKDERRALHHLCSGSDSLIKTSVSSKDAEPTILEWDREESPHILKDTPAPLQDLQHSQSSRDNPTYFCHSFGTFYCHTLSTHCKGFPALPHSNRTSCSGPSAVPGSKSSFPSLSAEPRLTWCCLSRSLPLPSEQGGTAASAHPSVPPWHREPSRECTLSKYDISIFKMRNISKTVAYGLTNTSLKTLVSSFSKGHQMQELSSDGPGGSFKNISEQKKKTVVCKKEKLSTNKLKRSHKQKRIKVTPKWYRGRHSHGFAQLKMNRLSKRPCFPNRALDALRKGCSSQPPRFNKHKKCHPPQSKMQENYLHQQKDTSYSTSDKQLCRRKKAKNNSGISSHTENLNHVKQKDKMDKKDISGQIREHPRTNASVQNITAPLGIAVTAHSFSSRADTSLQEFSRDVAICCWVTQPLVLQPSLPGQSRPSLRSRPLAASFGSCPEFTNADTGEQPGSTNPEAAAPLSLHPGGSQENILRVESDSQIFGISEPVIQAAGREKAPSEENTDSPGTEGSAPSSQPGCSRLFGSQAESVHLPSREHSQRANLAQHLLELHGSADKNRSHLQPNPYGRPQGTATATFKKSPMTLKSPEFKSYSAAPPKTYKKRGLEMMRKQTRVEYDDTSSDDEDRLVIEI, encoded by the exons CCcaggaaaatcaaaaaaatctgggaaatacATCTGCAAACACTGTGGACGAGATTGTTTGAAGCCAAGTGTCCTTGAGAAACACATTCGCTCCCACACGGGAGAGAGGCCCTTTCCGTGCACCACTTGTGGCATCGCGTTTAAAACCCAGAGCAACTTGTATAAACACAGGAGAACCCAAACGCACGTCAACAACACCAGGCCGCCCTCAGACTCTGACATCAGTGGGGGACCAGAGCAAAATGAGAGATCAGCAGAGAGCACCACCTCTCCCCAAGGCAGCAAAGTCTTGAGTAGCAGCAGTGAAGACCAGGGGACGCACATCAAACAGCCCAGTTCAGAGACCAGTGCAGCAACAGACACTAAGAAACTTCATGAGGTTTCACTGCCGGCAACAAGCTCCTCATCAGCTGCTTCAGAAAATCAGGAAACAACAAATCAATCATTGAGTTCAAAGGCTATTCAGGGGGTTCCTGAAAGAGAACCTCAAAGTTTATCATCTCCAGGAGCTTTGCCAAATGGTCCGAGTCTGAGAAAGAAGATGCAGGAGCAAAGAACTCCGACTGCCAGTAAGCACATTCAGCTGCAAAGGCAGCAGGCAACCTCTTCAGAGAAGCAGTGGGATTACAAAGCCTTGGACTGCAAGCTGAAGAAGTGTGAGAGCACTGACTCGGGGTATCTGTCACGCtctgacagcacagagcagcagctgacatCGTCCAGCCCCCTGCACAGTCTCCACgagcacagcacagaactgGAAAATGAAGCTGCCTTCAGCAGCCCAAGGtgtgcctccagcagcactgcaaagccAGAGGCAGCTGACAAAGCTACAGCCTCGATGCTAGAGAAAAAGAGGCTGGAAGAACACATTTCAAAGCTTATTTCTCACAACAAAAGTGTGGTGGATGACACCCAGTTAGACAATGTCAGGCCCAGAAAAACTGTCCTTTCTAAACAGGGAAGCATTGACCTTCCAATGCCTTACACATACAAAGACTCTTTCCATTTTGATATCAGAACTTGTGATGTAAATAGGAAAAAGAATCTTTCTCTTTGTTCAGCAAAATCTACCTTTGCACCCCTGGAGAAATGCAAGCCAATGTTTTTCCATTCAGTTCCCACCCAGTTCTCCACAACAATCGACACTGTGCCTGTTACTCGGAGCAACTCCTTGCCTGTTGTGGAGGGAGCGAGGATGGTGCATGACAAAGCAGGATGCTCAAAACCACTTTCTCGTACTAAGCACTCTGTaaacacaggcactgctggtttGCTGCCTAGCAACGATCTCACTGCCAGTTCAGTGGATTTCCCTAATAGCCATCCCCGAGCTCTAGTCAGACAAACTGCAGTGGATGATTTGCCCCTAAGTAACGTGGCTGATCATCCTTCTCTGTCAGAGGAGCTGAAAGGGACTAAAAAGCTTGGGGCTGCAGAAGTAATCTGTGCTAAAAATAAGAAACACAATCAAAGGAAGTTGAAGATGTTCTCTCaagaaaaatggcaaatgtATGGAGATGAAACATTTAAGAAAATCtaccaaaaaatgaaaagcagtcaaaatgccaagaaaatgaaacaaagagaGAATAAGATTACAGATATTACAAGCCCGATTCCTAATTCAATGGAATCaaccagcagcactgaaataactgaggaaagagatggcaggagctctgcagctcacagTCCTTCCTCCCTTGTGACAGCTGCTTCAACCATGGGTAAATCAGGAATCTCTACTGATTGTGATCATGTTCTGCGGAATGTGTCCTCTGAGGAAACTTCAGACAGAGTGTCCAACCTAATGGAGACATCACATTCTGTAACTGCTGGAGCTGTAAGCAGCCAAActtccccagagctcagtggcAGTGACACGGAGAAatgcacagctggcagcagcacactgctggctccaaGCACTGGTGAGCTCAGCCTTCAAAATCCTGAGTGTCAGCTGAGCAGCCACGGGAGGAATGAGGACTGCTTGCCAGTACAGAGTAGCAACTGGGAGAAACCAAGCCCTGGGAAAGAATCCAGTGCATTTGAATTAGATTGTAAAAGCACTTCACACAATTATGGGAACCATCATGGGACTAAGGAAAGTGGCCAGCATGGCCTGATGCCCCCGTGGGTCCCTTGCAACAACAGAGAAACTGCAGGGAAATCCCAGACTCTGccatcagaaaggaaaaagctgaaattcGAAGTGGAGAAGACACAAAATGTGATTTCAGTGCCCTGCCCTAGTCCCAGTAGTGAAACCACTGAAGTAAGTGAAGCAGAGAGAGGCCTTTGCTCCGGCACTCAGTgtcttcccacagctccagtgAAATTCTCTACTAAAGCAGAGGAGCAAAAATCAAGCACAGGAATTAATGAAGCCACTGGAGGTACTGAGAGTGTGGAATATAGGAAAACAATCAAACTTCCCACACAAACTTTCAATTACTGTGACATCAACCTTCTTTCACATCCTGCAGGTATCTCAAGAGCTTCACTGGTGGGATTTTTAGGGTCTGAATTAAGGGAAAGTGATTCCAACTCTTTTGCCTTGCACAATGCAGCAGATGGAGACAACAAAATGTGTCTTGTAAAAACAGGAGCAAAAGTGCCACTTCCCAGTGACAATGCTGTGGATGTGTCTGCTAAAAGCCATCATCTGCAATCTGATGATTTAAGTCCAGTCCCACAACAAAATGCCTTCTCTCCAAAATATATCCTTAAATTGCCCCAGGACAAGAGAGCTTCAGATCTGTCACCTTTGCTTCAATCTGAACAGGAGAtgacacctggcacacctgtgACAGTCACCTTAACCACCCCACCCTGCTCTTCCAGCAGCACGTCCCTCCATTCTCATTCCACGGATGTGGTTTGGTGTCCTTTAAAATCTGAAGTGAGACAAAAGGCTGGCAAAGAAGAAATTCAATGGAATCTTCACACAAACTGGAAAACTCCAGGATTCTGTTCACCAGTCAGCTCAGAAACCACAAATATCTTAACCACAGCAGAGAACACCTTTCCTAACCAAAACTTCAAGCAGCAGGATATTGCAAGAGAGGATTGGaagaacaaacagaacaaaaataaattaaattatcaaaGGCAAACAGAAGAGAAGTGGATGAGTAAAAGTACTTGCTCTATACAGACtccaaagaagaaaatctgcTTTACTTCTGTGTATACAAGTGGCTTTTTCATATCTGCTGACATCAAAGATGAGAGGAGGGCTTTACACCACCTTTGCTCAGGAAGTGACTCTTTGATAAAAACATCAGTTTCTAGCAAAGATGCAGAGCCAACAATCCTGGAATGGGACAGAGAGGAAAGTCCACACATCCTGAAGGACACCCCAGCACCACTGCAGGatctgcagcattcccagagctcAAGAGACAACCCCACTTATTTTTGCCATTCTTTTGGCACTTTCTACTGCCACACTCTCAGCACCCACTGTAAAGGATTCCCGGCGCTGCCCCACTCTAACAGGACCAGCTGCTCTGGCCcttctgcagtgccaggctccAAGAGCAGCTTCCCATCGCTCAGTGCCGAGCCCCGGCTGACGTGGTGCTGCCTGAGCAGGAGCCTCCCTCTGCCCTCGGAGCAGGGGggcactgcagcctctgcccacCCCTCCGtgcccccctggcacagggagcccagcagggaatGCACCCTCTCCAAATACGACATCTCCATtttcaaaatgagaaatattaGCAAGACTGTGGCATATGGCTTAACAAACACAAGCTTGAAAACGTTGGTTTCATCCTTTTCTAAAGGACATCAGATGCAGGAG TTAAGCTCAGACGGTCCCGGTggttctttcaaaaatatttcagagcaaaagaagaaaacagtagtttgcaaaaaggaaaaactctCAACAAATAAACTCAAGAGGAGCCACAAACAGAAAAGGATTAAAGTCACCCCTAAATG gtaCAGAGGGAGGCACAGCCATGGATTTGCTCAGCTGAAAATGAACCGGCTGAGCAAGAGGCCCTGTTTCCCCAACAGAGCTCTGGATGCTTTGAGAAAGGGCTGCTCATCCCAACCCCCCAGATTTAATAAGCATAAGAAGTGCCATCCTCCACAATCCAAGATGCAAG AAAATTATCTACACCAGCAAAAAGACACATCATATTCCACCTCAGACAAACAActttgcagaaggaaaaaagcaaagaataacTCAGGAATATCTTCCCATACTGAAAACCTAAACCATGttaaacaaaaagacaaaatggaTAAAAAA GACATTTCTGGGCAAATCAGGGAACACCCAAGAACAAACGCTTCTGTCCAGAACAttacagctcctctgggaatagCTGTGACAGCTCATTCCTTTTCCTCCAGAGCTGACACATCCCTGCAGGAGTTCAGCAGGGACGTGGCCATTTGCTGCTGGGTGACACAGCCCCTCGTGCTGCAGCCGTCCCTGCCTGGGCAATCCCGGCCAAGCCTTCGGAGCCGCCCCCTGGCAGCTTCCTTTGGCTCCTGTCCTGAATTTACTAACGCTGACACAGGTGAGCAACCTGGCAGCACAaacccagaggctgctgctcctctttcctTACATCCAGGAGGAAGCCAGGAAAACATATTGAGGGTAGAGTCAGACAGCCAAATATTTGGGATATCCGAGCCGGTGATCCAGGCTGCCGGAAGGGAGAAAGCTCCAAGTGAAGAAAACACAGATTCACCTGGCACAGAAGGCTCAGCTCCCAGTTCCCAGCCAGGATGTTCACGTTTGTTTGGATCCCAAGCAGAGTCTGTTCATTTGCCCAGCAGGGAACACTCACAGAGGGCAAACTTAGCTCAgcatctcctggagctgcacGGAAGCGCAGACAAGAACAgatcccacctgcagcccaATCCCTATGGAAGGCCACAGGGAACAGCTACTGCTACCTTTAAAAAGTCCCCAATGACTCTCAAATCCCCTGAGTTCAAGAGTTACTCTGCAGCACCTCCCAAGACATACAAAAAGAGAGGTTTAGAGATGATGAGGAAACAAACGCGGGTGGAATATGATGACACGAGCAGTGATGATGAGGACAGGCTGGTTATAGAAATATAA